The Chloroflexota bacterium genome window below encodes:
- a CDS encoding DUF3883 domain-containing protein, with product MREFLAHFQLRDGRYEFTPTSSQNLEYSGLRNLLIDLDFLYADPVEVRYAVDYDAFQEYLEAHSTRGLSLAQFQSVQNRREEIGRAAELQVIEYEKQRLSQFPDLASRIEHIALKDVSAGYDIMSFNWKCADSATATPRLIEVKAVSPSRYSFMWTRNEMRKSMLDGEKYYLYLLPVKGKNTFDQEGLRIIQDPYTNLYMNDKEWSRTIELLSFVPAGGADTCTWCHDKHHSAKEN from the coding sequence GTGCGCGAGTTTCTGGCCCATTTCCAGCTTAGAGATGGCCGATACGAATTCACCCCGACCAGTTCTCAGAATCTTGAATACAGTGGTTTGAGGAACCTGCTCATTGATCTTGACTTCCTCTACGCAGACCCCGTTGAAGTGAGATATGCGGTGGACTATGATGCTTTTCAGGAGTACCTCGAGGCTCACTCTACCCGCGGACTGTCGTTGGCTCAGTTCCAGTCCGTACAGAACCGCAGGGAGGAAATCGGGAGAGCAGCAGAACTGCAAGTTATTGAGTATGAAAAACAAAGACTATCTCAATTCCCAGACCTAGCGTCTCGAATTGAGCATATCGCCCTGAAGGATGTGAGCGCTGGCTATGACATAATGAGCTTCAACTGGAAGTGCGCTGATTCTGCTACTGCTACGCCAAGGCTGATTGAGGTAAAAGCAGTTTCGCCTTCTAGGTACAGCTTCATGTGGACCCGAAATGAAATGAGGAAATCCATGCTTGATGGGGAGAAGTACTATCTGTATCTCTTGCCAGTCAAAGGCAAGAATACATTCGATCAGGAAGGTCTCAGGATAATCCAGGATCCATATACCAATCTGTACATGAATGACAAGGAATGGAGTCGCACCATAGAGCTGCTCTCTTTTGTGCCGGCCGGTGGTGCTGACACTTGTACTTGGTGCCATGACAAGCACCATTCGGCAAAGGAGAATTGA